The DNA region TGTTTGTACCGATTCAATTATGTACCACTATTCCGGGTGAAAAGTGTACCACCTATCAGGGTGTAAATGTAGTTTCATTTTGTTTAATAATGCTTGGATATTTATGCCTTTAAAAACCTATCATTAAAAAGACTATGGGCTATTGCCCATTTCTATTTTTTCTTTTTTTGCTTCTTTTTTTCTTTGCATTTTCTGGAATATTTTTTTGACATTTTCTTTGTATTTCCCACTCCAAAGATTCTTTATTTCCATTATTTTCGCTACACCGGTGAGAAGCGGAAGCGGGCTCTGCTGAGGAGCAACCTGCCAGGAATATCGCCGGTTATCTGAGCATGCTACCACTGCACTATTTCCTGGATTGTTGCAGTTTTTTGGTTTCTTTCATCCGGTATGATTTTCCATTCATATTGATCAGGTGCGCTTTATGGGTCAGCCTGTCAAGCAATGCAGCAGTCAATACGGTATCGTTTCCAAAGACATCATTCCATTTGTCAAAAGCGAGATTAGAGGTAATGATGGTAGATTTTATACCGGTTCTTAAGGACAGGTGATTAAACAGCATTTCAGCACCGGGCTTGTCAAAGGAGATATAACCGAACTCATCGCAGATCACCAGGTCATACTTTTCAAATTTAAGTTCCAGGGTGCGTAAGGAGCGGCTGGAATGCGATTCACGGATCTGCGTGAGTAAGCGCGACACAGTGGTAAATAACACGGTGTGACCTGCCTGGCAAGCCTTGATCCCAAGGCCGATGGCGATATGTGTTTTTCCGGTTCCAGGGCTTCCACCCAGGATTATGTTCTGGCCGACAGCGATAAAATCAAGGGTTTCCAATACCAGAAGTTTTTCCATAGCATCAGCCGGAAGTTCTGAGCGAACCAAATCCTGCAGATGTTTTAGCTGCGGGAAGCCGGCACCCCGCAGCTGTGCTTTTTTTCGGTTGATCAGTCGGGTTTCGCGCTCCGATTGTAAGAGTTCCAGGATCAACTGCTCATACGTTGTTTTTGTTTTGGTGGCCTTCGCCAAAACCGATTCCAGATTGTTTCGGAAGGTGGGCAACCGAAGTTCCATGCTGATTTGATTGATTTGTCCAAAAATCTCTTTGCTCATTGGGATTGTTTTTAAGGGAGGTAATTAATTGCAGTTCATCAGAGAAGTCATTTCCAGAAGATTTTGCCTGGAACGCAGCTCAATGGGGTCACTAACTATTGCTGCGGGGCTTACTTGATTTGACGCCGTTGGTTTATTGCCTAAGGTGGCCATGACATATTCCGCAGTAATACCAGAGGGGT from Nitrospirota bacterium includes:
- the istB gene encoding IS21-like element helper ATPase IstB — protein: MSKEIFGQINQISMELRLPTFRNNLESVLAKATKTKTTYEQLILELLQSERETRLINRKKAQLRGAGFPQLKHLQDLVRSELPADAMEKLLVLETLDFIAVGQNIILGGSPGTGKTHIAIGLGIKACQAGHTVLFTTVSRLLTQIRESHSSRSLRTLELKFEKYDLVICDEFGYISFDKPGAEMLFNHLSLRTGIKSTIITSNLAFDKWNDVFGNDTVLTAALLDRLTHKAHLINMNGKSYRMKETKKLQQSRK